The Balneola vulgaris DSM 17893 DNA window GACCCAACCATTATGGTAGGCGGGAAAGTGCATAGCTTCGACAAAACTAATGCCGTGGTAGGCAAAGGTGATGTTATAGTTGTTGAAGCTGATGAATTTGATCGAACATTCCTTCGCCTTACTCCTTCTATTGCTATTATCACCAATATCGAGGCGGAGCATTTAGATATTTACGATGACTTAGACGATGTGAAGCAGGCTTTTATCGACTACGCGAACAAAGTCCCTTTTTATGGTGCCGTGGTTGTATGCCTTGATGACTCAAACGTACGCAGTATACTGCCACAGTTAGAGCGTCGTATCATTTCTTACGGTCTTACTCCGCAAGCTCAGATTCGTGCTGTAGACATTCAGATGAATAAGTTTACGAGCACCTTTACCGTAATGAATGACGGTGAGAAACTCGGTGTAATTACTATCAAAGCTCCTGGCGATCATAATGTGAAAAATGCCTTAGCAGCTGTTGCCACAGGTATCGAATTGAACATCGACTTCAAGCTGATTAAAAAAGGCCTCGAACGATATGAAGGCGTATTTAGACGCTTCCAGTTGAAAGCTGAAGAGCAAGGTGTAATCGTGATTGATGATTACGCTCACCACCCAACTGAAGTACAAGCCACTTTAAGTGCAGCCCATAAAGGCTGGCCTGAACGCAGAATTGTAGCAGTATTTCAACCGCATTTATACTCTCGAACTCAAGAACTCTACAAAGAATTTGGGCTCTCATTCTTTGATGCGGAAGTGATGGTGGTTACGGATGTATATCCATCCCGCGAAAAACCAATTGAAGGTGTTACAGGAAAATTGATTTCGGATACCGCAGAGCAGTATGGGCACAAGAATGTGGTATATGTTGAGAACAAAGAATTAGTAACCGACACCCTGCGTGAAATTGTACAACCCGGTGATATCATCATCACCATGGGGGCAGGAGATATTTACAAATTTGGCGAAGCTTTTGTACAGGAGCTCACAACCGGAACTTTTAAACCGAGAAAACCAGAGGATCGCAACGCTGAGTAAAACGGATTCCAATAACGCTCCTAAAAAAGGAAGAATAATTCCTTGGGCCACCACAGTGATGATGGTGCTTGGAATTGCTGTGCTTGCAGCACTCTACTGGAACCGTAATGTAGTGGTAGATAGCGTTTCATTTGATGGTAACAATGTGACTTCAGCAGAAGAATTGCTAAGCCAAGCTCAAGTTCCAATGGGAATCAGCCCTGATAGCTTAAACTTGGATGAAATTTCAAACCGAATAGAACAGCTCCATTACGTGAAGCATGTATCACCATATGTTGAACCAAGCGGTGATCTAAATTTTCATATAACCGAGCGTAAGCCTATTGCCTTACTCATTGATGGAGACAAAAGAGCATACGTAGATGCTGAAGGAGTTCGCCTCCCTTTAGTAGATGGATTTACACATGACCTACCCCTCCTTTATGGGTTCAAAGCGGAAGTGGGTAGAGACACATTAAAAAGTTCAGCGTTCAAACAGATCAGTAGTTTTCTGATGAACGCTCAGAAAGATCATTTTGGATGGGCTACGATTAGTGAAGTAGCATATCATCCTGAAGAAGGAGTAGTGGCCCTAAGCCACGAAAACGGAGTTAAACTGGTATTCGGAAATAATGACTTCCAGATTAAACTCGAAAATTGGAAAGCCTTTTATACTGATGTAATCCGAGTAAAGGGGATTGAAAGTATGCAACAGGTAGACCTAAGATTTATAAATCAGGTGGTAACCCGTGAAAGTTAATCACCCAAAAAAATGCCTTTAGCAATCAAAAAACACAGCGGTATTTATAATGTCTGAATCAGAAAACATCATGGTAGGTCTCGATATAGGGACCACAAAAATTTGCGCGATCGTTGCTTCTATTGAACACGAAAGGATCAACATCCTGGGGGTGGGGAAAGCACCCAGCGATGGACTTAATCGTGGTGTAGTTGTTAATATCGATAAAACAGTGAACGCCATTAAAGATGCTATTGCTCAAGCCGAGTTAGCATCAGGGATTCAGGTAAACTCTGTGAATGTGGGTATTGCGGGCGATCACATCCGTAGTATGCGCAGTAAAGGTGTGATTACCATCAACAACAAAGACAATGAAATTACCGCACTTGATGTTGAGCGCCTACTTGAAGATTGCCAACGCATCATGCTTCCTACCGATCAGCAAATCTTACACGTAATTCCACAGGAGTTCGTAGTAGATGGGCAAGACGGTATCAGCGACCCAGTAGGAATGAGCGGAATGCGTATGGAGGCAGAAGTACACATTATCACGGGCTTGGTATCTGCGGCTAAAAACATCTATCGCTGTGTGGAAAGAGCAGGCTATCAAGTAGCAGATATAATTCTTGAGCCACTAGCGTCCTCTTACTCTGTACTAGATGAAGAAGAGAAAGAGGCAGGCGTGGTACTTGTTGATATTGGTGGGGGAACTACTGATGTAGCCATCTTCCAAGACAATACCATCCGTCACACCGCAGTAATTGCCATAGCTGGGCAAAAAGTAACCGACGATATTCGACTTGGGCTAAGTGTACTCGACGACCAAGCAGAAACTCTAAAACGTAAGCATGGCGAAAGTTATGCAGATATGATTCAGGAAGACGAAGTGATTACCGTACCGGGTATCGCTGGCCGTCCTCCAAAAGAAATTACCAAAAGCATTTTAGCCAAAATCATTCAGGCTCGAATGGAAGAAATCATGGAAATCGTAGGCATCGAGATTAAACGAAGTGGATACTCGGATGCCTTAAGTGCTGGTGTAGTACTTACAGGTGGCGGTTCCTTGATTAAAAACATCTGTCCATTAGCGAATGAAATATTAGGTATGGATGCCAAGATCGGTATCCCTCTCGGTATAACCGGAGGATTGGTAGAAGAGGTTAATAGCCCCATCTACGCCACAGGTGTAGGTTTGGTTGTTCATGCTTTAAAAACCGGCATGACCACCAACCAAACTATGATGCCTGCATCCCAAAAACCAAGTAAGAATATGGAACAAGTGATGACTAAAATCGCTGACCGTATGAAAAGTTGGTTCAAAGAGCTTTAGAAAACAGCAATCATCTACTAACAAATAGTAATCCAGTAAATAAAAAAATAAACAGGAGTTATCATGGCTAACCATAATACTCGCTTCTTTTTCGACGAACAAAGCCAAGAAAACGCAAAGATCAAAGTGGTCGGCGTTGGCGGCGGCGGCGGAAACGCAATAAACAACATGATTAACATGGGCTTGGATAGTGTAGAGTATATCGCACTTAATACCGATGCCCAAGCACTTAAAAACAGTCACGCCGACATCAAAATCCAGGTAGGTACATCCCTAACCAACGGAT harbors:
- the murC gene encoding UDP-N-acetylmuramate--L-alanine ligase; amino-acid sequence: MENRIQTQPVFGRTKHIHMVGIGGIGMSGMAEILLQRGYKVTGSDGASNETTDRLKELGAIVHQGHAPENIEGADVVVYTSAVNAHENEETKAAIEQRIPTIKRAEMLAELMKMKFGIGVAGTHGKTTTTTMIGHVTQDGNYDPTIMVGGKVHSFDKTNAVVGKGDVIVVEADEFDRTFLRLTPSIAIITNIEAEHLDIYDDLDDVKQAFIDYANKVPFYGAVVVCLDDSNVRSILPQLERRIISYGLTPQAQIRAVDIQMNKFTSTFTVMNDGEKLGVITIKAPGDHNVKNALAAVATGIELNIDFKLIKKGLERYEGVFRRFQLKAEEQGVIVIDDYAHHPTEVQATLSAAHKGWPERRIVAVFQPHLYSRTQELYKEFGLSFFDAEVMVVTDVYPSREKPIEGVTGKLISDTAEQYGHKNVVYVENKELVTDTLREIVQPGDIIITMGAGDIYKFGEAFVQELTTGTFKPRKPEDRNAE
- a CDS encoding cell division protein FtsQ/DivIB, with amino-acid sequence MMVLGIAVLAALYWNRNVVVDSVSFDGNNVTSAEELLSQAQVPMGISPDSLNLDEISNRIEQLHYVKHVSPYVEPSGDLNFHITERKPIALLIDGDKRAYVDAEGVRLPLVDGFTHDLPLLYGFKAEVGRDTLKSSAFKQISSFLMNAQKDHFGWATISEVAYHPEEGVVALSHENGVKLVFGNNDFQIKLENWKAFYTDVIRVKGIESMQQVDLRFINQVVTRES
- the ftsA gene encoding cell division protein FtsA, producing the protein MSESENIMVGLDIGTTKICAIVASIEHERINILGVGKAPSDGLNRGVVVNIDKTVNAIKDAIAQAELASGIQVNSVNVGIAGDHIRSMRSKGVITINNKDNEITALDVERLLEDCQRIMLPTDQQILHVIPQEFVVDGQDGISDPVGMSGMRMEAEVHIITGLVSAAKNIYRCVERAGYQVADIILEPLASSYSVLDEEEKEAGVVLVDIGGGTTDVAIFQDNTIRHTAVIAIAGQKVTDDIRLGLSVLDDQAETLKRKHGESYADMIQEDEVITVPGIAGRPPKEITKSILAKIIQARMEEIMEIVGIEIKRSGYSDALSAGVVLTGGGSLIKNICPLANEILGMDAKIGIPLGITGGLVEEVNSPIYATGVGLVVHALKTGMTTNQTMMPASQKPSKNMEQVMTKIADRMKSWFKEL